gcaccacactcatttcacatatatgccaaaaatgcccgaaatggccaaaatatgaaaatcacccaattaatcacaaatgggtttacatgcatatttaatacacctaaacatgcatattatcattaaatagcataataaatcaattatggccctcccggcctcctaatcaaggtcctaaaccttattaggaaatttggggcattacaattatgaTGATTGTGTTTatagtattagaacaacacttactcatgtagaattggatcttaattcATTATACCTTTTTGACAATTATCCATgactttcgacagctagtctaaaatttcgactgcctATCTAAAatttcgacaacttgtctaaaatttcgactgcctGTCTAAAGCTTTCGACAGCTTGTCTAAAATTTGGACTGCCTGTCTAAAGATTTCGACAgcttgtctaaaatttcgactgcctgtttaaaatgtttgaaatgtctaaaaaggctccaataacacaataaaagaaCATATATCTCAATATCAAACCAAGTCCAAAATATGAAATCACACAATATTATCAAAACATTAACACATCAAACCAAGTccaaaataaattgaaaaataatcaCTTCTTGCATGTGGTTTTGTTGTGCCCATAACATCCACAATTGGAACACTTCCGTTGCTTTTTTCCCCCATCAACATCAGAAACCTTACCCTTTACTTTCTTTGATGACGATTCAGGTGCAGAATTACTCTTCTCCTTTGGAAACTCTCCTCTCGAAGGAATTCGTTTATTCTTTGGTCTCCCTGGGGGAATTAACTTAACTGGTTTGATAACGACTTGAGACTTAACCTCTTCTCGAAGAAGCCATTCTATTTCAGGTGGTAAAGGGTAAATAGATTTTGCATAAGCCATCCTCCAAAATTCAATCGTGTAGAATTTTGAGCATAGACTATAAACATCTACTCCACGATGCATTGCTGCAGCGATGCCATGAATACATGGAATCTTATCAATGTCAAACTCTCGACATGTACAAGAATGTTCCTCAATATTAACTAGACCGTCTAGTGGCTCACCTTTAACATGGAACTCACTTAGATTAATGGGTGTAACTCTCATGTACCTTGATTGTTCGTATCTTTGTCTCATTATATCTTCTGCGTCAACTGTAAGTGGTGTTGGACAAGAATTTGCATTTGTCCTTCTCTCATAGAACCATCTGGAGAGTGTAGTGATAATTTCCTCCAATAAAGGAATGATGGGCCATTCTCGAGCTTCTCTAAGAACTTGGTTCAATGGCTCAGAATTGTTGGTGGTCATGATGTTGTATCGATTACCATGGAAATGACATCTGGACCAGCTTTCAAAAGATGCATTCTTCAGGTATGTTGCCAGACTTGGTTTTTTTGTAGAAATCTCAGCAAATAACTTTGTGAACTCTGAAACTCTGTACGCTTTTGCCGTCTTCTCAAACAACTTTTTCAAACCTTTACCACTAAATTTTGTCTTTATATTTTGTCCAAGATGCCACATACAAGCTCCATGGTAAGCATTTTTATATACATGTCGAACTCCCTTTATAATGCTTTTGTGTCTATCAGATATAAACACTAAATCAGTAGTATCAGGCACTTGATCTCGTAAGCATGTCAAAAACCAATTCCAAGATGCATCATTCTCAGAATCAACAATACCAAAAGCAAGAGGATAAATTTGAAAATTTCCATCTTGTGCAGTTGCAATGAGtaaattgttggggttttatgccctaattaaaacccaaattctttgtaatctcattttattatcaataaaagaatagaaatcatttttttgacttggtcaatcactttgctcacatgttttattttcatgattatttgtttaatataaacttctattaaatcccgagcatatagctaatcttatttatagtgacgtaatcacagtggaatataaatatgattatattttcaaaataagttagtcctaagattagtcagtgcaccagatttacactgacttgccaatctacgatatgatctacttacacattacagtgttatgttctttccagaacattagcaaagtagataagatcggatgtatttgttacatcggacaggaccgatattgacagttgataagataagtaaacataccgttattatctattctagtcatatcatatagttgaccataggtcaattcaatctcaattctgagtggttagtattctaactgattgtattatttgagttctttgacttgttcgttaccagcttaccctacggactagcccatacttacatcttgggaactcggtagtacaattgagtgggagtgttaatcatagatatgaacatctatagcttctgatgaagaagtgaaatgatggtttccttttagtttggttcaaggtgttaaatgatagagatctcatttcagtaattaaattagtttactgaaatatcatttacaaggaactaagtgttttaaggataaaatacaatgaggggtacaacggtattttagtcctatctcattgtagaccgtctatagaggattgagtgacaattatggttgtaacaatggataattaatagcgtatctatatttgttatagagcgttctatgaattcaagagtgcaattccaagtctatagtggagtcacgaggaattaataagttagtaaatttatttgttaaatttatgataacttattggagcttgatttcataggcccatggtccccattgtaccttggataaaatcatctagatagtctcaattaattgatttaatcatcaattagaattatcaaagttgaccaggtcaattttggatagtttcacagagttgtgtaattttgagaagaaaagagaaattatggcagatttattaattaagataaattggtatctatattaataaataagtttaaatcaaggttcaaattataaataattaatttgataaaggatttaaataattatttaattaattaaatcaatagaaaataatacagacattgattttaagtccaatgggcttataatcaaatgagacatttcacgggcctatagcccatgataatttcgacctagggcttcaaaatggctgttattttattgatttttttaattaaattaaatggcctaattgagtctataaaaggagtgcttagagagaagatttcagagacgacagataagtcaaaagtctgattttctgatagttttatattctctctaaacacaagtccttttctaagccactttgttattttctcttcttccctctatatctatctcatgtgttgagaattgcccacactagtctaggtggttctaaggatatattggaagatcgtgaagaaaatagaagatcggttcagtttcttgataatactctgcgacagaggtagagaaactgaaggaaggactcttaattccgctgcgtatactgtaagtattctattctttgtttttctttgaattcaattttagaaacatgttttaggctatctcgtattaatttgtttaatattagatatacatgaaaataaataaagatcctatataagctttttccaacataaATTTCCTCCAAATTGGTTTTTCAAATGAGTTCCATCAATAGATATAACTTTTCTCATGTAACGAAAACCTCTAATGGATACTCCCAaagacaaaaataaatatttgaatttcTGTTCTTCATCAACAATTAATCTAGTGTACGTACCAGGATtagacttttggaccatgtaCAAGTAAGAGGGGAGTTTTGGATAACTGTTTGCCGCTGAACCCCTTATAAGTTCATGTGCGCACTTTCTTGCCTTCCATGCCTTCCAATAACTACACTTTACACCAAGATTCTTGTTCATCTCATTAACTATTTGTGTTGGATTTGGACCTTTTTTCACACCTTCATATCTCGCTTTCAAGTACTCTGCAATAATAGAACAAGTTGCTTGACGATGATGATTTTGTCGCATTTCTAAAGAACAAGTGTGTTCATTACAATGCTTGCGAATAACAAACAAACCTGTTGCACATGTCTTTGTCGCACGAATTCTCCACTTACAAGTGGGGTCAACACAAACCAAAACCACTAAtttcttatttgatttttttacttTGAATTCAAAGTTTCGTCGTATAGCAAGCATGTGTACtttcatcttcaactctttcTTATCCACAAAATATTGACCAACACAAAAAACATCTTCATCAATACTTGTTGCATTTGAGCTTGGTGTACTACCAACATGACTTCTTTCATTACAATGATCACTAGGGGATACACGAGGAAGTGGTAAATGGTTATCTTCAAGAGTGTGAGGTGCAGAACTAGCATCAGGAACATTACATATGTATGCATCGTCAAAGGAATCATCAAAAGTTCTATTTTCAAGACATGGGACATTCAAATTTACCTCAACAAAACCATCATCAATACTGTTTCTTTCcccctcatcatcatcatcatcatcatcatcatcatcatcatcgttgTCGTTGTCGTTGTCATCATCGTCATCATCTAAATCAACATTGCTATCATCGTTTAAACCAACATCATCAAAATCATCATCAGTAGAAATGTTTGCAATAGAATCAATATTTGTAGTAGAATCAATATTAGTAACAAGTTTATCCTTAATGAGCATATTTTCCATCTTCTTGATCAAACCCACACATAACAGAACCAAATCGCGCTCTTgccatgtaaagaaactaacaatgtctcttctattttttattgcaattggttcaatctccaccattgtcgttatcttgtaagttaattctatatcgaagaggttacgatcgatttctgtaacttcataaatatgttcaactaactcctcataagttaggttagtttgtaccaaacttgatcttgatcgtgagctatttgaaatccatttccacgagtcctcattctttttccacattccatcacataatattacaatatttttgaaAGACAtctgaaaaataataatacaataaacaaatataaattattgataTTACTTTGATTacaaagttatataaaaaaatgaaaatcaagttgaaaaatctaaaaattcgACAACCTGTCTGAAAATTAGATAACCTGTCTGATAATTCGACAACCCGTCTAAAAATTAGACTacttgtctaaattttagacaggtggtcgaaaaaatacgactactggtctaaaatttagacaactggtctaaaatttagactccttgtcgaaaaattagacaagctgtcGAAAAATTCTAGATTTTTCTATCTCGAAAATAACCGaaaccaccattaattttttcagattttcaagctttaacctccataaaactccagaaataaacctaaatccttacttatactttcaacatactaaaacaatcattttgcattttaaatctacaaaaacaatataaaaaatctcatattttataaaaataaaaaaagcttTATAAACCAACCTTTTGAATGAGTGGTGGCTGGATTTGTGGAGAAATTGTGGCAGCCGGTGATGAACAGTGTTCGCCGGCGATAGGGGGCGGTGGtcggcggtggtggtggtggtggtggtgggggggATTATTAtgggtggttgtggatgggtgagaggaagaagatgatagttattattagggtttttgttttaatttattattattttattttaagggtaaaatgggtAATATAAATAGTTCATTAATAAAAGAGGCCATTTAGCTAAAAACTATTGAAACTAAGCCATAGTGCAAATTGCACTATCAAAAGATGCCATTTTGCCAAGGGCCCCAAAAATTATTTGGTTTAGTTTTTCGTTAACGTGTTCGAGTCAATCAAGCGAACTCTATGATCTACTGAGTAACAAGCGGGTTACTATCAGTAACATTGTTACACTCCATAAATTTTTTAGTGACTTATTATCATTAATAATTAGAGTTACCAAAATAAATATTGGAATCCAAAGATATTGTTCAATGATATTCAATTTACACAAAATTAACAAGGGGAATTTACAAAATACACTTAATTTtgctaaaaaattaaatttttatggactgacaagttttttttttaaatcttacgatttttaggaaatttttacatttttacggtttTGTCTATTTTTCAccttttgtgttattttttaattgtttaagtttatgtatagttgttttcacaACTTTATTGTTCTGttgtaataaatataaatatacaaagagtaatgatatgtgcatccAAAATAtacacccaaacattacacacaaaTGTGTCAGTTTAGCTTAgctaatcacatttattaaaattgggatccactgttttaaaaaacagtgacacgtcactgtgtgtaatgtttgggtgcatattttaggtgcacatatcattactcataaaTAAATGGTTTCCAGTCCCTTTAATATTGTAGTGGACAAAATTTGTCTATAATTAAAGCCCATCTGGTCAGCTAGACTAGCTCGCCAGGCCCAATAAGCAAGTAAGGCCCCAAACCTAGGTAAATGGGCTCAGCCATCCAAACGAGTTAGCTGGTACCCAGACCCGAGTCTGGGTGCATTCAATTAGTCAGAGACATTGAAGCAGTCAAAATGTATGCCCCTCTTCCCATGAAAATCGGAGGGAACCACTAAGAACGGGTCAGATGGGCGAGACAGACGAAAGGAGAACAAAAAGAAGAGAACGACTATAAAAAAAACCCTCAGGGGTTGAGAAGGGGGCATCTAATAACCATTTTACTATACTTTACTTGCTTACTGAAACGAAGTACTACTATTTCTCAGTGATCTAGTCAAGCAAGACGAGTCAGTCAATCTGATTTGACTGGACTTGACCCAGTCGTTCAATCCCTCTGTTGTCGCCACCGTCACTCTGACCATTCTACTACTCATCCACCCATCATTATATTGTTATTTTCATTATAGTTTTGTTATTTTCATTTAAGCTTTCGTTACAACCTGACTAAtttgagcgtcggagtccctttggctgacaccccaccggtgctcctaattgaactctcgtctctctctctccctctttgttcttgacaggttgttAGTGCCCATCTAAttaattgtaggaaatcacatctACAATTTGGCGCCCATTGTGGGGCCCTATCAATTAGACGATCGACAAAGAGATCAGGGAGTTCACTTGAGAGCCATGTCAGACGTGATTAAGACACCCGATCTGTCTGCTCAACTCGTTGCTCTTACTGCCCAGATGAATGAAGAACGCGAGAAAATGAGGAGGCTCGAAGCTGagaatgctgacctgctcgtACGAATGAAGGCCATGTCCTCTCAAGCCACCGAGGTTCAACCATCCCGCTTCCGAGGCCTAGTTAGCCCTATGCAACCTTTGGGTGACCTCACCCCTATCTCTAACAGTGATGGACCGAGTCAGACAATTCCATCACCCTCGGTAAGGAATTATCAAACTCCACCCACTATGTCTAACATTCAAAATTCTGTTGTCAATACAGGTGAATAGGTAACCATGACTGAACATGGACATTCATCTGTGCCCGGATCACAGCAGATTCCAAGAGTCAGCCGGCTAGCCGGTGCAGCTGGACAACAATAAATTCCAGGAGCTAGTCAGCCAGCCACTGGTCAGCTAGCCACTGGATCCGGATAGCAGCAGGTTCCAAGTGTTAGTCAGCCTACCATCGGAGCCAGCCAGACCATCATTGGAGCTGGTCAGAATATACCTGAGCAGCAGACAATTGGATTGAATCACCCAGTCATGAGCGAGCCAGTCCGCCAAGCAACCATAAGCTCTTTTCCAATCCAAGATCCCGTGTTGGCTCGAAATTCCTCCACGTCAAACATATTTAATTTCAGATAAATTCAACATCATTTTTGAACAAGTATATgatatataaaataatgaaaaGATAGAAGAAGGGTTTAAATCAGTGACGACAACAAATACATACGGTTTAAATTTGGGAAAATTACAAATTCTACtgtatttgagaaaaaaaaatctaaatatacGGTTATATAAATTCATTACAAATTTACGGTATAATTGTTCTCTCTCTCATTTGCCACATAATTATGTCTTCTGCTTTAGTCTCCACCCACaaattaattcttttttttttgctgaaTTACCCACACAATAATTCCAACggtagtataaatatatattttttataatatgctacttttatatataaatatatattaactaAATTTATTTTGTCTTTTTGCTAatattctccttttttttttggtCTTTGTAGTCTACatttttttcctctcttttttttgtttgtttttttttaatattttacttTTTACTTGATATTTAAATAGGTTAACAAAGCACtatataaacaaaataattatgatATTGCTTTAAGAAAACATATAATATTACTATTAAAAATAAACTTATTTTAATTAAGTCAATCAATAAATTAGTAGTATATATGTTGAGAGATGTTATCAAAATAACAAaggataaataattaaaaaaattgatcaaactaAATAAATTTATGCTTTATTTATTGCTTTCGAATTCAATATCCATAATTACTATAAAAAAATCAATATCTATGAGTTACATTAGTTATtggtttaataattatattttacaaTATAGTTAATGATCGTCacattattatttgaatatttttaaattagaattataaatctttgttacaattatgctaataaaaattatataatatttttgtaaatattagttacaaaatatattttctaattatAAAACTAGTTTAAGaaacttttgttacaaaaataaattttttagttacaatttaatctctttttaaactaattttctaaatattagttacaaaaatataaaaattgttTACCATTTAGCAATAgatgtttacaaatttgtaacaaataTTTACAATTGTAACAggtatttacaaatttgtaatagattttttatattttaatgtatttCTGTAGATTTCCCTTAATAAAGTGtgtttataaataatgaatatcttaaatttatatttttgagttgtatagtataaatatgatggttcctgtaattttttggtacaatattataacaatatgaaaaaatatattatttttatgtaaattttggttacgatttcttaacaataaattattttcgtaaatgttagttacaaaaaatatctttcttagttATGAAACTAAATTTGTAAACTATtggtacaaaaataaaaaatttagttacgaatttgttcgtaagttttatgtaaaaaaaaattcaattctaaaactgatttttgtaaatattatttataaacaTGTAACAGATGTTTACAATTTTgcaacagatatttacaagtttgtaaacattgataaaaaaaaattgtattttaccacttttatttacaatttttccactccgtatttacacttTTTTCCCTTCTGTGGTTTTATCCAAAAATTTCGTATTTTTCTAATGCACCGtacttttcatatttttttttttacttttagtatATTTTGTAAAT
This genomic interval from Humulus lupulus chromosome 8, drHumLupu1.1, whole genome shotgun sequence contains the following:
- the LOC133795486 gene encoding uncharacterized protein LOC133795486 produces the protein MENMLIKDKLVTNIDSTTNIDSIANISTDDDFDDVGLNDDSNVDLDDDDDDNDNDNDDDDDDDDDDDDEGERNSIDDGFVEVNLNVPCLENRTFDDSFDDAYICNVPDASSAPHTLEDNHLPLPRVSPSDHCNERSHVGSTPSSNATSIDEDVFCVGQYFVDKKELKMKVHMLAIRRNFEFKVKKSNKKLVVLVCVDPTCKWRIRATKTCATGLFVIRKHCNEHTCSLEMRQNHHRQATCSIIAEYLKARYEGVKKGPNPTQIVNEMNKNLGVKCSYWKAWKARKCAHELIRGSAANSYPKLPSYLYMVQKSNPDGNFQIYPLAFGIVDSENDASWNWFLTCLRDQVPDTTDLVFISDRHKSIIKGVRHVYKNAYHGACMWHLGQNIKTKFSGKGLKKLFEKTAKAYRVSEFTKLFAEISTKKPSLATYLKNASFESWSRCHFHGNRYNIMTTNNSEPLNQVLREAREWPIIPLLEEIITTLSRWFYERRTNANSCPTPLTVDAEDIMRQRYEQSRYMRVTPINLSEFHVKGEPLDGLVNIEEHSCTCREFDIDKIPCIHGIAAAMHRGVDVYSLCSKFYTIEFWRMAYAKSIYPLPPEIEWLLREEVKSQVVIKPVKLIPPGRPKNKRIPSRGEFPKEKSNSAPESSSKKVKGKVSDVDGGKKQRKCSNCGCYGHNKTTCKK